From Candidatus Nucleicultrix amoebiphila FS5, a single genomic window includes:
- the fsa gene encoding fructose-6-phosphate aldolase, translated as MKFFLDSADVKEIKELAETGLIDGITTNPTLIAKEGKDFKKVIAEICSFIPGPVSAEVTSTDVKEMIQEGHTLARLANNVAIKVPLTFDGLKACKALSDEGIVVNVTLCFSAAQALLAAKAGATFISPFMGRLDDIGHNGLELIHEICHIYGNYPNLTTEVLAASIRHPLHIIDVAKAGADVATIPPKIFKQLYQHPLTDKGLESFLKDWKATGQKII; from the coding sequence ATGAAATTTTTCCTTGATAGCGCTGATGTAAAGGAAATCAAAGAATTAGCTGAAACTGGCTTAATCGATGGTATAACAACTAATCCTACACTGATAGCAAAAGAAGGCAAAGACTTTAAAAAAGTGATTGCTGAGATCTGCTCATTCATTCCAGGACCAGTAAGCGCCGAAGTAACCAGCACTGACGTTAAAGAAATGATCCAAGAAGGCCATACTTTAGCACGACTTGCCAATAACGTAGCCATTAAAGTGCCTTTGACTTTTGATGGGTTGAAAGCTTGTAAAGCTCTCAGCGATGAAGGCATTGTAGTGAATGTTACCTTATGTTTTTCAGCAGCTCAAGCTTTATTAGCTGCAAAAGCCGGAGCAACATTCATTTCTCCATTTATGGGTCGTCTAGATGATATTGGTCATAATGGGCTCGAACTCATTCATGAGATTTGCCATATTTATGGGAACTACCCTAATCTGACAACTGAGGTCCTAGCGGCATCTATACGTCATCCTCTTCATATTATTGATGTTGCAAAAGCAGGCGCCGATGTAGCAACTATTCCACCTAAAATATTTAAACAACTTTATCAACACCCATTAACTGACAAAGGATTAGAATCCTTTTTAAAAGACTGGAAAGCTACAGGACAAAAGATTATCTAA
- a CDS encoding tyrosine recombinase XerC: MLNPRNELEETFFGQSLKRESFELIKEWHKFLCIQKNYSNHTVKNYFHDLKAFFLFLNHYLGVPIAKRDLQELTIKDFRAYLAQQALKNIGARSNQRMLSCLRSFYRYLKKHHQIDNQAIFRISSPRLTQTLPRPLKQTDALEMMQTTVEENQERWMNLRDQALFILLYGAGLRLSEALALTLQDMMSQPQSLMIKGKGKKERLIPLHPEVIEKVSDYIEVHPQKFEPKSPLFIGQQGAQLNPGVAQRQMRRLRILLGLSDTITPHSLRHSFATHLLASGADLRSIQELLGHSSLSTTQKYTEITNDSLLEIYKKTHPSAQN, translated from the coding sequence ATGTTGAACCCTCGTAATGAGCTTGAAGAAACGTTTTTTGGTCAAAGCCTGAAAAGGGAAAGCTTCGAGCTTATTAAGGAATGGCATAAATTTTTATGCATTCAAAAAAATTATTCAAACCATACTGTAAAAAATTATTTTCACGATCTAAAAGCTTTTTTCCTTTTTCTCAACCACTATTTGGGAGTCCCTATCGCTAAAAGAGACTTACAGGAATTGACCATAAAGGACTTTAGAGCTTACCTTGCTCAACAAGCCTTAAAAAATATTGGTGCACGCAGCAACCAGCGTATGCTGTCCTGCCTGCGTAGTTTTTATCGTTATTTAAAAAAGCATCATCAAATCGATAATCAAGCTATCTTTCGGATTTCTTCCCCACGCCTTACACAAACTTTACCACGCCCTCTAAAACAAACAGATGCTCTAGAAATGATGCAAACAACCGTGGAAGAAAATCAAGAAAGATGGATGAATTTACGAGATCAAGCACTATTCATACTTCTCTATGGCGCCGGACTACGTTTGTCAGAAGCGCTTGCTCTGACTCTTCAAGATATGATGTCTCAACCACAATCTCTCATGATTAAAGGCAAAGGTAAAAAAGAACGACTCATCCCTCTTCACCCAGAAGTTATTGAAAAAGTCAGCGATTATATTGAAGTTCATCCTCAAAAATTCGAGCCCAAATCTCCTCTCTTTATAGGACAGCAAGGAGCTCAACTCAATCCAGGTGTCGCCCAACGACAAATGAGGAGGTTACGAATATTATTGGGGCTTTCCGATACAATAACGCCTCATAGTCTACGTCATAGTTTTGCAACACACCTCTTGGCATCAGGCGCCGATTTACGCTCAATTCAAGAGCTGCTAGGTCACTCTAGTCTATCCACGACCCAAAAATACACAGAGATCACAAACGACAGTCTCCTAGAAATCTACAAAAAAACTCACCCCTCAGCTCAGAATTAA
- the fliI gene encoding flagellar protein export ATPase FliI, translated as MNQKVGGVLAEIKRLQTQSAFGRVESLAGTLLVVKAPSNRVFIGEICVIEGREGRRIQAEVVGFREESALVMPYDAIEGVGPGSKIEFAGQEAVAYPHQSWLGRVLNGLGEPIDGQEPLLYGDRVYSYKAPPIPAHARALVEERLDLGVRAFNTFLTCCRGQRMGVFAGSGVGKSMLLAQLARNAKADVIVIGLIGERGREVKEFIKHTLGEEGLKKSVLIVSTSDEPALLRRQAAYLTMTVSEYFRDQGCEVLCLMDSVTRFAMALREIGLALGEPSASKGYTPSVFAELPRLLERAGPGLDKAQSGSITGLFTVLVEGDDHNEPVADSVRSILDGHVVLERAIAERGRYPAINLLRSVSRSMPMCNTEDETRLIKKARQLLSTYEDMAEMIRLGAYRRGANAEVDEAIQYNAPLEEFLSQKLNECVSLPDAFQLLEEILPPVKDI; from the coding sequence ATGAATCAAAAGGTAGGCGGAGTATTAGCTGAAATTAAAAGACTTCAGACGCAAAGTGCTTTTGGTCGCGTTGAATCACTTGCAGGGACACTTTTAGTGGTTAAAGCTCCTTCTAATCGAGTCTTTATAGGTGAAATTTGTGTTATTGAGGGTCGTGAAGGTAGAAGAATACAAGCAGAAGTAGTGGGCTTTCGCGAAGAATCTGCTCTAGTAATGCCTTATGATGCGATCGAAGGTGTTGGACCTGGGAGTAAAATTGAGTTTGCTGGGCAAGAAGCTGTTGCTTATCCTCATCAAAGTTGGTTGGGCAGAGTGCTGAATGGATTAGGAGAGCCCATTGATGGCCAAGAGCCATTGCTCTATGGCGACAGAGTATATTCTTACAAAGCGCCTCCAATACCAGCTCATGCAAGAGCTTTAGTGGAAGAGCGACTGGATTTAGGAGTGAGAGCGTTTAATACTTTTCTAACCTGTTGTCGAGGGCAGAGAATGGGTGTTTTTGCTGGATCTGGAGTGGGCAAATCTATGCTCTTGGCTCAACTTGCGCGTAATGCAAAAGCAGATGTTATTGTTATCGGTTTGATTGGTGAGCGCGGTCGAGAGGTCAAAGAGTTTATCAAGCATACTCTTGGCGAAGAGGGGTTAAAGAAAAGTGTGTTGATAGTTTCAACATCCGATGAGCCTGCTTTGTTAAGAAGACAGGCTGCATATCTAACCATGACAGTCTCCGAGTACTTTAGAGATCAAGGATGTGAAGTGCTTTGTTTAATGGATAGCGTGACTCGCTTTGCGATGGCGTTAAGAGAAATTGGATTAGCTCTAGGAGAACCTTCTGCCAGCAAAGGGTATACCCCTAGTGTTTTTGCTGAACTTCCGCGTCTTCTAGAGCGCGCAGGCCCTGGACTTGATAAAGCTCAATCAGGGAGTATCACAGGACTATTCACGGTTCTTGTGGAAGGAGATGATCATAATGAACCTGTTGCAGATTCTGTTCGCAGCATATTAGATGGTCATGTGGTGCTTGAACGAGCGATTGCAGAACGTGGGCGCTATCCAGCTATTAATTTATTGCGTAGCGTTTCTAGGTCTATGCCTATGTGTAATACTGAAGACGAGACACGTTTGATTAAGAAAGCGCGACAACTTTTATCTACTTACGAAGATATGGCTGAAATGATTCGTTTAGGGGCCTATCGCAGAGGTGCGAATGCAGAGGTAGACGAAGCAATACAATATAATGCGCCATTAGAAGAATTTTTAAGTCAAAAATTGAACGAGTGTGTGTCGTTACCTGATGCTTTTCAATTATTGGAAGAGATTCTTCCGCCCGTGAAAGATATATAG
- a CDS encoding D-alanyl-D-alanine carboxypeptidase produces MALRLSLLNKLVFFFFLATSMGLLSSAAQAMRYAHIVIDAKTGRVFHAKSADTTVFPWSLTKMMTLYLLLEQLESRKVSLDTKIRISKSATTMPNFQFHLKPGTRVPVRYAILGLMVKSANDMAVAIAEHLGNGSEARFAQMMTQKARELGLSRTTFRNASGVPDPLQSTTAKDMAVLSQALYKRFPQYSSYFGTPSFQMNGLTYKNSNKLLGTVVGVNGIKTGYARGAHNLAVSAIRDNRHIIAVLIGGKSASWRDQRLASLVESTFEIINSEKKNGLKNQNELQYVVLAKNLNPPSSVSKQSEIMLANNNLSQPLSIPPEYFTKRLPTPSEINAPRHSPEIKQVSYSEPASPITTVNDKSGDWAIQIGAYRQSQEASNAANAVLKTMPKIMATKAKITISPSPRNKRKVYRARLNGFSKDQALNFCKKVTAKGGQCLPIKPSRSAKIFVAMK; encoded by the coding sequence ATGGCATTGCGTTTGAGCTTGTTGAATAAATTGGTTTTTTTCTTCTTTTTAGCTACAAGCATGGGTTTGCTTTCGTCTGCGGCTCAAGCGATGCGCTACGCACACATCGTTATTGATGCTAAAACAGGACGCGTATTTCACGCTAAAAGCGCAGACACTACTGTTTTTCCTTGGTCATTAACAAAAATGATGACCCTCTATCTTTTACTTGAGCAGCTTGAGTCAAGAAAGGTTTCACTTGATACAAAGATACGAATTTCAAAATCTGCTACAACTATGCCTAATTTTCAATTTCATCTTAAACCTGGCACAAGAGTTCCAGTAAGATATGCTATTTTAGGACTCATGGTGAAATCTGCAAACGATATGGCTGTAGCCATTGCTGAGCATCTTGGAAATGGGTCAGAAGCACGGTTTGCACAGATGATGACTCAAAAAGCTCGTGAGCTGGGTCTCTCTAGAACTACATTTCGCAATGCTTCTGGTGTTCCCGACCCTCTTCAATCTACCACAGCTAAAGATATGGCAGTGCTTTCACAAGCTCTTTACAAACGATTTCCTCAGTACTCGTCTTACTTTGGTACTCCTTCATTTCAAATGAATGGATTAACGTACAAAAATAGCAATAAACTTTTAGGAACAGTAGTAGGAGTGAATGGAATTAAGACTGGATACGCTCGAGGTGCTCATAATCTTGCTGTTTCAGCAATTAGAGATAATAGACATATTATTGCAGTTTTGATTGGTGGAAAAAGTGCAAGTTGGCGTGATCAACGTCTTGCAAGTCTCGTTGAAAGTACTTTTGAAATTATCAATTCTGAGAAGAAAAATGGATTAAAAAATCAAAATGAACTCCAATATGTTGTGCTTGCCAAAAATCTTAATCCACCATCTAGTGTTTCAAAACAATCTGAAATTATGCTTGCTAATAATAACCTTTCACAACCCTTAAGTATTCCGCCTGAATATTTTACAAAAAGGCTGCCTACTCCCTCAGAAATAAATGCCCCACGACATTCTCCCGAAATTAAACAAGTAAGTTATTCTGAGCCTGCATCCCCAATAACAACAGTAAATGATAAAAGTGGAGATTGGGCCATCCAAATAGGTGCCTATCGGCAGTCTCAAGAAGCTTCTAATGCGGCTAATGCTGTCTTAAAAACAATGCCTAAGATCATGGCAACCAAAGCAAAAATAACCATTAGTCCCTCACCGCGTAATAAACGTAAAGTCTATAGAGCTAGACTGAACGGTTTTTCTAAAGATCAAGCTCTTAATTTTTGCAAAAAAGTAACAGCTAAAGGTGGGCAATGTCTCCCCATAAAACCTTCTCGCTCTGCTAAAATATTTGTAGCTATGAAGTAA
- a CDS encoding SagB/ThcOx family dehydrogenase has protein sequence MERLHINPNIFFFIHENEFVLWDYQHHTQYALQKDYFERILAWKNPTFEATLSEIDKELIEADVLSLKPYPNVLWGWDKLSYIFHLGTNDINYVDGGLEEQQWITLYLKESEKLKGPKPQLFVERSGLETLLPKPTLEKLSDSSFLETLKNRKTSREFFDQSISLTDLSTLLFVSFGLIHGPWQELKELSLDEYAFRKTSPSGGGLHPTEVFLVVNNIEDLSSGVYHYNVKKHALTRINDQVSDEQLTKALAGQFFGKSSACGIFLVSFFEKIWRKYPHSRAYRIAVLDAGHISQTCLLTATALNIQTWITGAFYEQQVNEFLKLDGIHQAPFIYIALGHGSGASIPEKIKNFIA, from the coding sequence ATGGAACGTTTACATATCAATCCCAATATCTTCTTTTTTATTCATGAGAATGAATTTGTGCTTTGGGATTATCAACATCATACTCAGTACGCCCTTCAAAAAGACTATTTTGAAAGGATTTTGGCATGGAAAAATCCAACGTTTGAAGCAACTCTTTCCGAGATAGACAAAGAATTAATAGAAGCCGATGTACTGAGTCTCAAACCATACCCTAACGTCCTTTGGGGATGGGATAAACTTTCTTACATTTTTCATCTCGGAACTAATGACATTAATTATGTTGATGGCGGTTTAGAGGAGCAACAATGGATTACTTTGTATCTTAAAGAATCTGAAAAATTGAAAGGACCCAAGCCTCAACTTTTTGTTGAAAGATCTGGACTTGAAACTCTTCTACCAAAACCCACTCTAGAGAAACTTTCTGATTCTTCTTTTCTCGAGACTTTAAAAAATAGAAAAACATCACGAGAATTTTTTGATCAATCCATTTCCTTAACTGACCTTAGTACGCTGCTTTTTGTCAGCTTTGGTTTGATTCATGGTCCATGGCAAGAACTAAAGGAATTAAGCCTTGATGAATATGCATTTCGCAAAACGAGTCCTTCTGGGGGCGGACTGCACCCAACAGAAGTCTTTTTAGTGGTGAATAACATTGAAGATTTATCCTCAGGAGTATACCACTATAATGTCAAGAAGCATGCTTTAACACGAATTAATGACCAGGTTTCCGATGAACAACTCACCAAAGCTTTAGCAGGTCAGTTTTTTGGTAAATCTTCAGCCTGTGGAATTTTCTTGGTTTCTTTCTTCGAAAAAATTTGGCGCAAATATCCACATTCTCGTGCTTATCGTATTGCGGTCTTAGATGCTGGGCACATTTCTCAAACATGCTTATTAACAGCCACTGCTTTAAATATCCAAACATGGATCACTGGAGCATTCTATGAACAGCAAGTTAATGAATTTTTAAAATTGGATGGCATTCATCAAGCACCATTCATCTATATTGCTCTAGGTCATGGATCAGGAGCATCCATACCAGAGAAAATCAAAAATTTTATTGCGTAA
- a CDS encoding 4a-hydroxytetrahydrobiopterin dehydratase — protein MSVSQLGQEKCQVCEGYINPLGLDDIKHYMTEIDSEWQVNEKGHLVRQYKFKNFKEALDFANKIGKLAEEEGHHPNLIVGWGRCTIELWSHNIKGLSKNDFILSSKIDALGE, from the coding sequence ATGAGTGTATCACAATTAGGACAAGAAAAATGTCAAGTTTGTGAAGGGTATATTAATCCATTAGGGTTGGACGATATAAAACATTATATGACTGAGATTGATTCAGAATGGCAAGTAAATGAAAAAGGACACCTGGTCCGACAATACAAATTCAAAAATTTTAAAGAAGCGCTTGATTTTGCTAATAAAATTGGAAAATTAGCCGAAGAGGAAGGTCATCATCCAAATTTGATCGTTGGTTGGGGACGATGTACTATTGAACTTTGGTCTCATAATATTAAAGGCCTTTCTAAAAATGATTTTATTCTCTCTTCAAAGATTGATGCTCTAGGGGAATAA
- a CDS encoding NADPH-dependent FMN reductase, which produces MSNENLKITILFGSYRIERNGLRVIKYLDSHLKERGVSTTIVDAKLEKLPLLERRYSEYAADKNLHSDDKALFERLKNISEIFKASDGFLLVAGEYNFSVQPGLKNLIDYFLPEYAFRPGALAMYSMGAFGASRGITNLRGIMGEVGMSSLPSVHYFPQVHVSLDENGKDVENRYEKQTKKFLDELIWHAKALRGARSEGTPN; this is translated from the coding sequence ATGTCGAACGAAAATTTAAAAATAACTATTCTATTTGGATCTTATCGTATTGAGAGAAACGGATTACGTGTAATCAAATACTTAGATAGCCATCTAAAAGAGCGAGGTGTTTCTACAACTATTGTGGATGCAAAACTTGAAAAACTTCCTCTGCTTGAAAGAAGATATAGCGAGTATGCAGCAGATAAGAATTTACATAGTGATGATAAAGCATTATTCGAGCGGTTAAAAAATATTTCGGAAATTTTTAAGGCGTCCGATGGATTTCTGCTGGTGGCGGGTGAATATAATTTTAGTGTTCAACCAGGATTGAAAAATCTTATTGATTATTTTTTGCCTGAATATGCTTTCCGTCCTGGCGCTTTGGCAATGTATTCAATGGGGGCTTTTGGAGCATCTCGAGGTATAACAAATCTTCGCGGTATCATGGGAGAGGTTGGTATGTCTTCTCTTCCCAGTGTTCATTACTTTCCTCAAGTGCATGTCAGTCTGGATGAAAATGGCAAAGACGTTGAAAACCGCTATGAGAAACAGACAAAAAAATTCTTAGATGAACTTATTTGGCATGCAAAAGCTTTAAGAGGAGCACGTTCTGAAGGAACACCTAATTAA
- a CDS encoding 3-hydroxybutyrate dehydrogenase → MIKGKSAIVTGSTSGIGLAIAQRLASAGVNIMLNGFGDKGEIDKLTEDLSTEFSVKSHYSGADITKPQEIEAMIKQAESAFGRLDILVNNAGIQFTALVEEFPPEKWDAILATNLSSVFHGIRYALPGMKKNNFGRIINIASAHGLVASKQKSAYVAAKHGVLGLTKVVALENAERNITCNAICPGWVLTPLVEKQIRDMGVRDKISFEDAKIKLLLEKQPSLRFIKPEDIGDLVIFLCSEAGESMTGAALSMDGGWTAQ, encoded by the coding sequence ATGATTAAAGGAAAATCTGCAATTGTAACTGGCTCTACTAGCGGTATTGGGTTAGCAATCGCTCAAAGGCTCGCTAGCGCTGGAGTCAATATAATGTTAAATGGTTTTGGCGATAAGGGGGAAATTGATAAATTAACAGAAGATCTCTCTACAGAATTTAGTGTTAAATCTCATTATTCAGGAGCAGATATTACAAAGCCTCAAGAGATTGAAGCCATGATCAAGCAGGCTGAATCAGCTTTTGGACGTCTTGATATTCTGGTCAATAACGCGGGAATTCAATTTACGGCTCTTGTTGAAGAATTTCCTCCAGAAAAGTGGGATGCAATTCTTGCGACCAATTTATCTTCTGTTTTTCATGGAATTCGCTATGCTCTACCGGGAATGAAGAAAAATAATTTTGGGAGAATTATTAATATTGCTTCTGCTCATGGTCTAGTCGCTTCAAAACAAAAATCAGCTTATGTAGCTGCGAAACATGGGGTCTTAGGTCTTACTAAAGTTGTGGCTCTGGAAAATGCTGAAAGAAACATTACATGCAATGCCATTTGTCCTGGATGGGTTTTGACGCCGTTGGTTGAAAAACAAATCCGAGACATGGGCGTACGCGATAAAATCAGTTTTGAAGATGCAAAGATAAAATTACTGCTTGAGAAGCAACCTTCTTTGCGATTCATCAAGCCTGAGGACATTGGTGATTTGGTGATTTTTCTTTGTAGTGAAGCTGGAGAGTCGATGACAGGAGCAGCGCTCTCTATGGATGGTGGATGGACAGCTCAATAA
- a CDS encoding ion transporter: MQQALKSFIDNKLIKHVILLIVVINAFLFIVEGSEFLTSKLHITNINFYHKLILYIFGIEMTIKLIAYDKKYFSIPWNLVDCIVVAAALLGVVFNMPFVAIIAIFRTLKLAELSPRLLKIVEAFFLALPHLTAVILLILLIYYIYGVIGFELYRYIDPNHFGTFSGTILTLTQLTLLDNWADVARPLMTGHAYSWVYFISFTFLVAFSAINLIVGVFVDAVQQKSAELHAERVRSRGKLFQTLHDLKIHISDLEAYIEKIETKITMEEKLLRKPTTKLKKRRS; this comes from the coding sequence TTGCAACAAGCACTAAAATCTTTTATCGACAACAAACTTATCAAACATGTCATTTTATTAATAGTAGTGATCAATGCATTTTTGTTTATTGTTGAGGGATCAGAATTTTTAACTTCCAAACTACATATTACAAACATTAATTTTTATCATAAGCTTATCCTTTATATATTTGGCATTGAAATGACGATAAAACTTATCGCATATGATAAAAAGTATTTTTCTATTCCGTGGAATTTAGTTGATTGTATAGTTGTTGCGGCAGCACTTTTAGGTGTTGTGTTCAATATGCCTTTTGTAGCCATTATTGCTATTTTTAGAACGCTTAAGCTTGCAGAACTATCACCACGCTTACTCAAAATTGTTGAAGCTTTTTTTCTTGCTCTTCCTCATCTGACAGCAGTGATTCTTCTTATTCTACTCATTTACTATATTTATGGTGTTATAGGATTTGAGCTTTATAGATACATAGATCCAAACCATTTTGGGACATTTTCTGGCACAATTTTAACGCTTACTCAGTTAACTCTGCTGGATAACTGGGCGGACGTTGCGCGTCCTTTGATGACAGGTCATGCTTATTCTTGGGTCTATTTTATTAGTTTCACATTTTTAGTTGCATTTTCAGCAATCAATCTGATTGTAGGAGTTTTTGTGGATGCTGTTCAACAAAAGAGTGCAGAGCTTCACGCAGAACGTGTAAGAAGCAGAGGGAAACTCTTCCAAACACTTCACGATTTAAAAATTCATATTTCGGATCTAGAGGCTTACATTGAAAAGATCGAAACGAAAATCACTATGGAAGAAAAACTTCTCAGAAAGCCTACAACGAAACTCAAAAAAAGAAGATCCTAG
- a CDS encoding patatin-like phospholipase family protein, with amino-acid sequence MQGGGSHGAYAWGVIEQLIDDGRIDIDSLSGTSAGAMNAVVYAYGRMKNGPQGAKEALHNFWYEVSKIGNGFKLVYHNHVQKFMNHWNADRNPSFLWFQMITRLFSPYEWNPLNINPLKDVLEKCVNFEELKLCECANIFIGTTCVRTGKVQVFHNKSITADVVMASSCLPTLFQSVKIGNDCFWDGGFSGNPPLFPLISRSKSRDVIIVHINPMVREEIPDRPLEIMNRMNEIAFNSSLLKELRAISFVIKLLDEEWLKEEYRGKLRHLLIHSIHADQPLKGLGVSSKFSTDWGFLTYLRDLGRAEAKRWLKENYDKVGVEATVNLRSEYIDTTSTKM; translated from the coding sequence TTGCAAGGTGGTGGTTCTCATGGCGCCTATGCTTGGGGTGTCATTGAACAACTCATTGATGATGGTCGTATTGACATTGATAGTCTAAGTGGAACCAGTGCTGGCGCAATGAATGCTGTAGTTTATGCCTATGGACGCATGAAAAATGGTCCTCAAGGTGCCAAAGAGGCATTGCATAATTTTTGGTACGAAGTGAGCAAGATCGGGAATGGTTTTAAACTAGTCTATCACAACCATGTTCAAAAATTTATGAACCATTGGAACGCAGATCGTAATCCTTCGTTTTTGTGGTTTCAGATGATAACGCGACTCTTTTCACCTTATGAATGGAATCCACTTAACATAAACCCACTAAAAGATGTGCTTGAGAAGTGCGTTAATTTTGAAGAACTCAAATTATGTGAGTGCGCAAACATTTTTATTGGGACAACTTGTGTGCGTACCGGAAAAGTTCAGGTTTTTCACAATAAATCAATTACGGCTGATGTGGTGATGGCCTCTTCGTGTTTGCCCACGCTTTTTCAATCGGTAAAAATTGGTAATGATTGTTTCTGGGATGGAGGATTTTCGGGAAATCCTCCCTTATTTCCTCTGATATCGCGATCAAAATCACGAGATGTTATCATTGTTCATATCAATCCAATGGTAAGAGAGGAAATTCCAGATAGACCTTTAGAAATTATGAATCGTATGAATGAAATAGCATTTAATTCTTCTCTTTTAAAAGAGTTGAGAGCGATTTCTTTCGTCATTAAATTATTGGATGAAGAGTGGTTAAAGGAAGAATATAGAGGTAAATTGCGACATCTTCTCATTCATTCTATTCATGCAGACCAACCTCTAAAAGGTTTGGGTGTGTCAAGTAAGTTTAGTACAGATTGGGGTTTTTTGACATATTTACGTGATTTAGGCAGAGCTGAAGCGAAACGATGGTTAAAGGAAAATTATGATAAGGTTGGGGTTGAAGCCACTGTTAATCTTCGTAGTGAATATATCGATACAACTTCGACAAAGATGTGA
- a CDS encoding fosfomycin resistance glutathione transferase: MIQGMNHITLAVADIEKSFHFYKSVLGLKPLVKWDRGAYFLVGKDFWFCLNLDEKRVISPCYTHYAFSVSQDDFYCMAQKIQASNAEMFKENKSPGDSLYFLDPDGHKLEIHVGNWQSRVKEKKIFLGSWKNVEWFV, encoded by the coding sequence ATGATTCAAGGTATGAATCACATTACTCTTGCAGTTGCTGATATAGAAAAATCATTTCATTTTTATAAAAGCGTTCTTGGTCTTAAACCTTTGGTTAAGTGGGATAGGGGCGCTTATTTTCTTGTGGGAAAAGATTTTTGGTTCTGTCTTAACCTCGATGAAAAACGAGTCATCAGTCCTTGCTATACGCATTATGCTTTTAGTGTTTCACAGGATGATTTTTATTGTATGGCTCAAAAAATTCAGGCTTCAAATGCAGAGATGTTTAAAGAAAATAAATCTCCGGGTGATTCTCTTTATTTTCTCGATCCAGATGGTCATAAATTAGAAATTCATGTAGGAAATTGGCAATCTAGGGTAAAAGAAAAGAAAATTTTTTTAGGTTCTTGGAAAAATGTGGAGTGGTTTGTTTAA
- a CDS encoding PhzF family phenazine biosynthesis protein yields MKINFWLVDAFTDQPFKGNPAAVMLVDDFPSDQICQKIAQEIHYSETAFVKPIKYEQFQLRWFSPKVEVDFCGHATLAAAHVLLHENIVQDQELHFITKSGPLRVTKADDNLLLLNLPLQKGEEDVDLKIFKSILEVPVLKAVRVINDVIVEIPEDINLQSLHVDIKRLEDTKFRGIIITQKSKGDFDFISRFFVPNESITEDPVTGSAHCKLADYWMHKLKKTEFKAYQASSRGGVIDIEVQGNRVLLKSQATILMRGSWIANT; encoded by the coding sequence ATGAAAATAAATTTTTGGCTCGTAGATGCTTTTACGGATCAACCTTTTAAAGGCAATCCAGCAGCCGTGATGCTCGTAGATGATTTCCCATCGGATCAAATATGTCAAAAGATCGCTCAAGAAATTCATTATTCTGAAACTGCTTTTGTAAAGCCTATAAAGTATGAACAATTTCAGTTACGGTGGTTTTCTCCCAAGGTTGAAGTAGACTTTTGTGGACATGCAACACTTGCTGCAGCTCATGTTCTCCTTCATGAGAACATTGTGCAAGATCAAGAACTACATTTCATTACAAAAAGTGGCCCTTTACGTGTCACAAAAGCAGACGATAACCTTCTTTTGCTCAATCTTCCCTTGCAAAAAGGAGAGGAAGATGTTGATCTCAAAATTTTTAAGTCTATTTTAGAAGTACCTGTTTTAAAAGCAGTACGTGTTATCAATGATGTGATCGTTGAAATACCTGAAGATATTAATCTACAGTCTCTTCATGTTGACATTAAAAGGCTTGAAGATACTAAGTTCAGAGGCATCATTATTACTCAAAAGAGTAAAGGTGATTTTGATTTCATTTCTCGTTTCTTTGTTCCAAATGAATCTATTACTGAGGACCCTGTTACAGGCTCAGCTCATTGCAAACTTGCTGATTATTGGATGCATAAACTAAAAAAAACAGAGTTTAAAGCCTATCAAGCCTCTTCTCGTGGAGGAGTCATTGATATTGAAGTACAAGGGAATCGAGTGCTATTAAAAAGCCAAGCGACCATTCTTATGCGAGGTAGTTGGATAGCAAACACTTAA